Proteins encoded in a region of the Pseudomonas syringae KCTC 12500 genome:
- a CDS encoding RNA polymerase sigma factor — translation MSSVPSTHSEIVGALYRDHRGWLLAWLRRNVACPQRAQDLSQDTFLRLLGRHELLAPREPRAFLATVAKGLMFDHFRRAALEQAYLGELMLVPEAEQPSPEKQILILEDLKAIDRMLGTLSSKARAAFLYSRLDGMSHAEIAEKLGVSVSRVRQYLAQAMRQCYVALYGEPT, via the coding sequence GTGTCGTCAGTCCCAAGCACTCATAGCGAGATCGTTGGTGCGCTGTATCGCGATCATCGCGGCTGGCTGCTGGCCTGGCTCAGACGCAATGTCGCCTGCCCGCAACGTGCTCAGGATTTGAGTCAGGACACGTTCTTGCGTTTGCTGGGGCGCCATGAATTGCTTGCGCCCAGAGAGCCGCGTGCTTTCCTGGCAACCGTCGCCAAAGGGTTGATGTTCGATCACTTCAGGCGCGCTGCGCTGGAGCAGGCCTATCTCGGGGAACTGATGCTGGTGCCTGAGGCCGAGCAGCCCTCTCCGGAAAAGCAGATTCTTATTCTGGAAGACCTCAAGGCCATCGACCGCATGCTCGGCACGCTGTCCAGCAAGGCGCGGGCGGCCTTTCTGTACAGTCGCCTCGACGGCATGAGTCACGCCGAGATTGCCGAGAAGCTGGGCGTTTCGGTCTCGCGCGTCAGGCAGTACCTGGCTCAGGCCATGCGGCAGTGCTACGTGGCGCTCTACGGTGAGCCGACGTGA
- the betA gene encoding choline dehydrogenase, with amino-acid sequence MTTQSEYDYIIIGAGSAGNTLAARLTEDAGVTVLLLEAGGPDYRLDFRTQMPAALAFPLQGRRYNWAYETEPEPHMNNRRMECGRGKGLGGSSLINGMCYIRGNAMDYDGWAKEPGLEDWSYLDCLPYFRKAETRDIGPNDYHGGEGPVSVATPKAGNNPLFHAMVEAGVQAGFPRTDDLNGYQQEGFGPMDRTVTPNGRRASTARGYLDEAKKRSTLTIVTHALTDRILFEGKRAVGVAYLVGDSDTRIQARARKEVLLCGGAIASPQILQRSGVGPAEVLNKLDIPVVHDLPGVGQNLQDHLEMYLQYACTQPVSLYPSLKWWNQPAIGAEWMFLGTGIGASNQFEAGGFIRSSEAFEWPNIQYHFLPVAINYNGTKGVQEHGFQAHVGSMRSPSRGRVQVKSKDPREYPSILFNYMASEQDWQEFRDGIRLTREIMQQPALDPYRGREISPGIDVQSDEALDQFVREHAETAYHPSCSCKMGTDEMAVVDGQGRVHGLQSLRVVDASIMPIITTGNLNAPTIMIAEKIADKIRGRQPLPRSTADYFVAGDKPARGKPLREISHQA; translated from the coding sequence ATGACAACTCAATCCGAATACGACTACATCATCATTGGTGCCGGCTCGGCCGGTAACACCCTGGCAGCCCGTCTCACCGAAGACGCAGGCGTCACTGTTCTGCTGCTCGAAGCCGGTGGTCCAGACTACCGTCTGGATTTCCGTACCCAGATGCCTGCCGCCCTGGCATTCCCGCTGCAGGGCCGTCGCTACAACTGGGCCTACGAGACCGAGCCAGAGCCGCACATGAACAACCGCCGGATGGAATGCGGTCGTGGTAAAGGCCTGGGCGGCTCATCGCTGATCAACGGCATGTGCTATATCCGCGGCAACGCGATGGACTACGATGGCTGGGCCAAGGAGCCGGGTCTCGAAGACTGGAGCTACCTCGATTGCCTGCCGTACTTCCGCAAGGCGGAAACCCGCGACATCGGCCCGAATGACTACCACGGTGGTGAAGGTCCGGTCAGCGTGGCCACACCCAAGGCGGGCAACAATCCGCTGTTCCACGCGATGGTCGAGGCAGGCGTACAAGCCGGTTTCCCGCGCACTGACGACCTCAACGGTTACCAGCAGGAAGGTTTTGGTCCAATGGACCGCACCGTGACGCCTAATGGCCGTCGCGCCAGTACCGCCCGTGGTTATCTGGACGAGGCCAAGAAGCGCTCGACCCTGACTATCGTCACTCACGCGCTGACCGATCGCATCCTGTTCGAAGGCAAGCGTGCCGTCGGCGTGGCGTACCTGGTGGGCGACAGCGACACGCGCATCCAGGCCCGTGCCCGCAAGGAAGTGCTGCTGTGTGGCGGCGCAATCGCTTCGCCACAGATTCTCCAGCGTTCCGGCGTCGGCCCGGCCGAAGTGCTGAACAAGCTGGATATTCCGGTGGTTCATGACCTGCCGGGCGTTGGCCAGAACCTTCAGGATCACCTGGAGATGTACCTGCAGTACGCCTGCACCCAGCCGGTGTCGCTGTATCCTTCGCTGAAGTGGTGGAACCAGCCTGCTATCGGTGCCGAGTGGATGTTCCTCGGTACAGGTATCGGTGCGAGCAACCAGTTTGAAGCCGGTGGTTTCATTCGCTCCAGTGAAGCGTTCGAATGGCCGAACATTCAGTACCACTTCCTGCCGGTCGCGATTAACTACAACGGCACCAAGGGCGTTCAGGAACACGGTTTCCAGGCTCACGTCGGCTCCATGCGTTCGCCGAGCCGTGGTCGTGTGCAGGTCAAATCCAAAGACCCGCGCGAGTACCCGAGCATCCTGTTCAACTACATGGCCAGCGAGCAGGACTGGCAGGAGTTCCGCGACGGCATCCGCCTGACTCGCGAGATCATGCAGCAACCGGCACTGGACCCGTACCGTGGCCGCGAAATCAGCCCCGGCATCGACGTGCAGTCCGACGAGGCGCTGGATCAGTTCGTGCGTGAGCATGCCGAAACGGCTTATCACCCGTCCTGCTCGTGCAAGATGGGCACCGACGAGATGGCGGTTGTCGATGGACAGGGTCGCGTGCATGGCCTGCAAAGCCTGCGTGTGGTCGATGCCTCGATCATGCCGATCATCACCACCGGTAACCTGAATGCACCGACGATCATGATCGCCGAGAAAATCGCCGACAAGATTCGTGGTCGCCAGCCTCTGCCACGCAGCACGGCCGACTACTTCGTAGCAGGCGACAAGCCGGCACGCGGCAAGCCGCTGCGCGAGATCAGCCACCAGGCCTGA
- the betB gene encoding betaine-aldehyde dehydrogenase, translating into MARFELQKLYIDGGYVDASNPETFDAINPANGEVLAQIQRAGKDDVERAVVAAEKGQKIWAAMTAVERSRILRRAVDILRERNDELAALETLDTGKAISETRYVDIVTGADVLEYYAGLVPAIEGEQIPLRDSSFVYTRREPLGVVAGIGAWNYPIQIALWKSAPALAAGNAMIFKPSEVTSLTTLKLAEIYTEAGVPNGVFNVLTGSGREVGTWITEHPRIEKVSFTGGTDTGKKVMASASSSSLKEVTMELGGKSPLIVFDDADLDRAADIAMMANFYSSGQVCTNGTRVFVPNALKAEFEAKILERVKRIRAGNPEDENINFGPLVSFEHMESVLGYIAKGKEQGARLLCGGDRLTGGVFDKGAFVAPTVFTDCTDEMTIVREEIFGPVMSILGYDTEDEVVRRANDTDFGLAAGIVTRDLNRAHRVIHLLEAGICWINAWGESAAQMPVGGYKQSGVGRENGISSLAQYTRIKSVQIELGDYASVF; encoded by the coding sequence ATGGCCCGTTTTGAACTGCAGAAACTCTACATCGATGGCGGTTATGTCGATGCCAGCAACCCTGAAACTTTCGACGCCATCAATCCGGCGAACGGCGAAGTCCTGGCGCAGATCCAGCGTGCAGGCAAGGACGATGTCGAGCGCGCCGTCGTCGCGGCCGAAAAGGGTCAGAAAATCTGGGCCGCCATGACTGCGGTCGAGCGTTCGCGCATCCTGCGCCGTGCCGTCGACATCCTGCGTGAGCGCAACGATGAACTGGCTGCTCTGGAAACGCTGGACACCGGCAAGGCCATCTCCGAAACCCGCTACGTGGATATCGTGACCGGCGCCGACGTGCTGGAATACTACGCAGGTCTGGTGCCCGCCATCGAAGGCGAGCAGATCCCGTTGCGCGATTCTTCCTTCGTGTACACCCGTCGCGAGCCGCTGGGTGTGGTAGCCGGTATCGGCGCCTGGAACTACCCGATCCAGATCGCACTGTGGAAATCCGCCCCGGCACTGGCGGCAGGCAATGCGATGATCTTCAAGCCGAGTGAAGTCACTTCGCTGACCACCCTGAAGCTGGCAGAAATCTACACCGAAGCAGGCGTACCGAACGGCGTATTCAACGTGCTGACCGGCAGCGGCCGTGAAGTCGGCACCTGGATCACCGAGCACCCGCGCATCGAGAAAGTCTCCTTCACCGGCGGCACCGACACCGGCAAGAAAGTCATGGCCAGCGCCTCGAGCTCGTCGCTCAAGGAAGTGACCATGGAGCTGGGCGGCAAGTCACCGCTGATCGTGTTTGATGACGCCGATCTGGACCGCGCCGCTGACATCGCGATGATGGCCAACTTCTACAGTTCCGGCCAGGTCTGCACCAACGGCACCCGCGTGTTCGTGCCGAACGCCCTGAAGGCCGAGTTCGAAGCGAAAATCCTCGAGCGTGTGAAGCGCATCCGCGCTGGCAACCCGGAAGACGAAAACATCAATTTCGGCCCGCTGGTCAGCTTCGAGCACATGGAAAGCGTGCTGGGCTATATCGCCAAGGGCAAAGAGCAGGGCGCACGTCTGTTGTGCGGCGGCGATCGCCTGACTGGCGGTGTGTTCGACAAGGGCGCGTTCGTTGCGCCGACCGTGTTCACCGACTGCACCGACGAGATGACCATCGTGCGTGAAGAAATCTTCGGCCCGGTGATGAGCATCCTCGGTTACGACACCGAAGATGAAGTGGTGCGCCGCGCCAACGACACCGACTTCGGTCTGGCCGCTGGCATCGTGACCCGCGACCTGAACCGCGCCCACCGCGTGATTCATCTGCTGGAAGCCGGTATCTGCTGGATCAACGCCTGGGGCGAGTCGGCGGCACAAATGCCGGTCGGCGGTTACAAACAGTCGGGCGTTGGTCGTGAGAACGGCATCAGCTCGCTGGCCCAGTACACGCGCATCAAGTCGGTACAGATCGAGCTGGGCGATTACGCCTCGGTTTTCTAA
- the betI gene encoding transcriptional regulator BetI, with translation MPKVGMQPIRRQQLIQATLTAVDQVGMGDASIALIARLAGVSNGIISHYFQDKNGLIAATMRHLMNALIQNVRERRQALTEDSPRAHLQVIIEGNFDASQVSGPAMKTWLAFWATSMHHPSLHRLQRINDHRLYSNLCCQFRRTLPLEQARSAARGLAALIDGLWLRGALSGDAFDTEQAQRIAYEYMDFQLAKSAS, from the coding sequence ATGCCCAAGGTCGGAATGCAACCCATCCGCCGCCAACAGTTGATCCAGGCCACGCTGACTGCGGTCGATCAGGTCGGTATGGGCGATGCCAGCATTGCGCTGATCGCGCGACTGGCAGGCGTATCAAACGGCATCATCAGTCATTATTTTCAGGACAAGAACGGCCTGATCGCCGCCACGATGCGGCATCTGATGAACGCCTTGATCCAGAACGTCCGCGAACGCCGTCAGGCGCTGACCGAAGACAGCCCCAGGGCTCACCTGCAAGTGATCATCGAAGGCAACTTCGACGCCAGTCAGGTCAGCGGCCCGGCCATGAAAACCTGGCTGGCCTTCTGGGCGACCAGCATGCATCACCCTTCGCTGCACCGATTGCAGCGTATCAACGACCACCGTTTGTATTCGAACCTGTGCTGTCAGTTCCGCCGCACCTTGCCACTGGAACAGGCACGCAGCGCCGCCCGCGGGCTGGCAGCCCTGATAGACGGGTTGTGGCTGAGAGGCGCGCTGTCAGGCGATGCATTCGACACCGAGCAAGCGCAACGGATCGCTTACGAGTACATGGACTTTCAATTGGCGAAATCGGCGAGCTGA
- a CDS encoding GTPase/DUF3482 domain-containing protein: MTEADSVRAIRLAVVGHTNVGKTSLLRTLTGDVSFGEVSHRPSTTRHVEGARLSVDGEALVELYDTPGLEDAIALLDYLERLDRPGERLDGPARLTRFLEGSEARQRFEQEAKVMRQLLDSDAGLYVIDAREPVLAKYRDELAVLASCGKPLLPVLNFVSAQQHREPEWREALSRLGLHALVRFDSVAPPEDGGRRLYESLALLLESARPRLERLIDDQEKQRTAKRHSAARLIAELLIDCAACRRSVETTADQEQQAVEALRKAVRQREQQCVEALLKLYAFRKDDVSSSDLPLMDGRWGDDLFNPETLKLMGVRVGGGVAAGAAAGAGVDLMVGGVTLGAAALVGAIAGGALSTARSYGGRLLGKLKGRRELTVDDAVLRLLALRQRHLLLALGVRGHAALHSIELTTPQDKTWRKGKIPEPLSRARAHPQWSTLNPQPKPNQAERQEAIDELAAVVLQD, encoded by the coding sequence ATGACTGAAGCAGACAGCGTTCGTGCGATCAGGCTGGCGGTGGTCGGTCATACCAACGTTGGCAAGACCTCGCTGCTGCGTACCCTGACGGGTGATGTCAGCTTTGGCGAAGTGTCCCATCGCCCCAGCACGACTCGCCATGTCGAGGGCGCACGCCTTTCTGTGGACGGCGAGGCGCTGGTCGAGCTGTACGACACGCCTGGCCTGGAGGACGCTATCGCGCTGCTCGATTATCTGGAGCGCCTGGACCGTCCCGGCGAGCGTCTGGACGGACCAGCGCGACTGACGCGTTTTCTGGAGGGCAGCGAGGCACGCCAGCGTTTTGAGCAAGAGGCCAAGGTCATGCGCCAGTTGCTCGACTCGGACGCGGGTCTTTATGTGATCGATGCGCGTGAGCCGGTGCTGGCCAAATACCGTGACGAGCTGGCGGTTTTGGCAAGCTGCGGCAAGCCACTGCTGCCGGTGCTGAATTTCGTCAGTGCGCAGCAGCACCGCGAGCCTGAGTGGCGCGAAGCGCTTTCACGGTTGGGCCTGCATGCGCTGGTGCGTTTCGACAGCGTGGCGCCCCCGGAAGACGGCGGCCGTCGTCTGTATGAAAGCCTGGCACTGTTGCTGGAAAGCGCGCGGCCGCGGCTCGAACGTTTGATTGATGATCAGGAAAAACAGCGCACAGCCAAACGCCACAGCGCCGCTCGCCTGATCGCCGAACTGCTGATTGATTGCGCAGCTTGCCGGCGCAGTGTCGAAACCACCGCCGACCAGGAGCAGCAGGCGGTGGAAGCGCTGCGCAAGGCGGTTCGGCAGCGCGAGCAGCAATGTGTCGAGGCGCTGCTCAAGCTGTATGCGTTTCGCAAGGATGACGTGTCCAGCAGCGATTTGCCGTTGATGGACGGCCGTTGGGGCGATGACCTTTTCAACCCGGAAACCCTGAAGTTGATGGGCGTGCGCGTTGGCGGCGGTGTAGCGGCTGGTGCGGCGGCTGGAGCAGGTGTCGACCTGATGGTCGGCGGTGTGACGCTGGGTGCGGCGGCGCTGGTCGGGGCGATTGCCGGTGGTGCGTTATCCACAGCGCGCAGTTACGGAGGCCGGTTGCTCGGCAAGCTCAAGGGGCGCAGAGAACTGACCGTCGACGATGCGGTACTGCGCCTGCTCGCCCTGCGTCAGCGCCACTTGCTGCTGGCGCTGGGTGTCAGGGGCCACGCTGCCCTGCACAGCATCGAACTGACCACGCCGCAGGACAAGACCTGGCGCAAAGGCAAAATCCCCGAGCCCTTGTCACGCGCCCGCGCCCACCCGCAGTGGTCGACACTCAACCCGCAGCCCAAACCGAATCAGGCTGAGCGGCAGGAAGCGATTGATGAGCTGGCGGCTGTGGTTTTGCAGGATTGA
- a CDS encoding DUF2868 domain-containing protein: MTALTPLDTLWLTEAVRLREQQAGVLDDLEANRRARAAGGDLTARITHRALGLAQRDGMLGALHHWKQGARLALIALAVLSVISGAGLAFAAMGDGQAPVNVFWALGSLLGLNLVLLLTWALGLIFAGRSNTGLGRVWLWLSEKLARDAQAAQLAPALVLLLQRQRLNRWALGLVVHSLWLLALLTALVLLLMLMATRRYGFVWETTILSSDTFVSLTQTLSTIPAWLGFSVPDETMIRASGNGALSIENARQAWAAWLVGVLLVYGIVPRLLLAGFCLWRWKQGRAALRLDLDLPEYLELRERLMPSSERLGVNDAEPAALHQVQSGAGATESNGALLVAIELDDQQVWPPALPSGVADAGILDSRESRHKLLEQLTQYPPARMVIACDPRRSPDRGSLALIAELARCAGAARIWLLPAPAGQRLDPERLGDWHVALDQLQLPHADSAPLNWLETGHD; the protein is encoded by the coding sequence GTGACTGCACTGACCCCCCTCGATACCCTTTGGCTGACCGAAGCCGTGCGCCTGCGTGAACAGCAGGCTGGCGTGCTGGATGATCTGGAAGCCAATCGCCGTGCCCGCGCTGCCGGAGGCGACCTGACTGCGCGCATTACCCACCGCGCCCTCGGCCTGGCGCAGCGCGACGGCATGCTTGGCGCACTGCACCACTGGAAGCAGGGCGCGCGGCTGGCGTTGATTGCGCTGGCGGTGCTCTCGGTCATCAGTGGCGCGGGCCTGGCGTTCGCCGCAATGGGCGACGGGCAGGCACCGGTCAATGTGTTCTGGGCGCTGGGCAGCCTGCTGGGGCTGAACCTCGTGCTGTTGCTGACCTGGGCGCTGGGCCTGATCTTCGCCGGGCGCAGTAATACCGGGCTGGGTCGAGTGTGGTTGTGGCTGAGTGAAAAGCTCGCCCGTGATGCCCAGGCCGCGCAGCTCGCCCCGGCGCTGGTTTTGCTGCTGCAACGCCAGCGCCTGAATCGCTGGGCGCTCGGTTTGGTGGTTCACAGCCTGTGGCTGCTGGCGTTACTCACTGCGCTGGTGCTGTTGTTGATGCTGATGGCGACCCGACGCTACGGGTTTGTCTGGGAAACCACCATTCTGAGCAGCGACACGTTCGTCAGCCTTACCCAGACGCTCAGTACGATCCCGGCGTGGCTGGGGTTCAGCGTGCCGGACGAAACCATGATTCGTGCCAGCGGCAATGGCGCGTTGAGTATCGAGAACGCGCGTCAGGCCTGGGCGGCCTGGCTGGTGGGTGTGTTGCTGGTGTACGGCATCGTGCCGCGGCTGTTGCTGGCCGGGTTCTGCCTGTGGCGCTGGAAGCAGGGCAGGGCAGCGCTGCGCCTCGATCTGGATTTACCCGAATACCTTGAATTGCGTGAGCGCCTGATGCCCAGCAGCGAGCGCCTGGGTGTCAACGATGCCGAGCCTGCTGCGCTGCATCAGGTGCAGTCCGGGGCAGGAGCAACCGAAAGCAACGGCGCGCTGCTGGTGGCCATCGAGCTGGATGATCAGCAGGTCTGGCCGCCAGCGCTGCCGTCGGGTGTGGCCGATGCAGGCATTCTCGACAGCCGTGAGTCGCGCCACAAACTGCTGGAGCAACTGACCCAGTATCCGCCTGCGCGCATGGTGATCGCCTGCGACCCGCGCCGCTCGCCGGACCGTGGCAGTCTGGCGTTGATCGCCGAACTGGCACGCTGCGCCGGTGCAGCGCGCATCTGGCTGCTGCCCGCGCCTGCCGGGCAGAGGCTTGACCCTGAGCGCCTCGGCGACTGGCACGTCGCGCTGGATCAATTGCAGTTGCCGCACGCCGACAGTGCGCCTTTGAACTGGCTGGAGACAGGCCATGACTGA
- a CDS encoding dihydrofolate reductase — protein sequence MKTHLPLSLIAALGENRVIGVDNSMPWHLPGDFKYFKATTLGKPIIMGRKTWDSLGRPLPGRLNLVVSRQTDLQLEGAEVFASLDAAVVRAEQWAQEQGVDEVMLIGGAQLYAQGLPQADRLYLTRVALSPDGDAWFPEFNTAQWALVSNTENAAVDDKPAYNFEVWERV from the coding sequence ATGAAAACTCATCTGCCCCTCAGCCTGATTGCCGCCCTCGGTGAAAACCGAGTGATTGGCGTCGACAATTCCATGCCCTGGCATTTGCCGGGGGATTTCAAATATTTCAAGGCAACGACGCTCGGCAAGCCGATCATCATGGGTCGCAAGACCTGGGATTCGTTGGGCCGCCCGCTACCCGGCCGCCTCAATCTGGTGGTCAGCCGCCAGACCGACCTGCAGCTTGAAGGCGCAGAAGTCTTCGCTTCGCTGGACGCCGCCGTCGTGCGGGCCGAGCAGTGGGCGCAGGAACAGGGTGTCGACGAGGTGATGCTGATCGGCGGCGCGCAGCTTTACGCTCAAGGCCTCCCTCAGGCAGATCGCCTGTACCTGACTCGCGTGGCGCTGAGCCCTGATGGCGACGCGTGGTTTCCGGAATTCAATACGGCGCAGTGGGCGCTGGTATCCAACACCGAAAACGCCGCCGTCGATGACAAACCGGCTTACAACTTCGAAGTGTGGGAACGGGTCTGA
- a CDS encoding phosphorylcholine phosphatase, protein MKLVPKLLAAAVCFGLASQAIAATELKHWPEPAAKALDAMIAANANKGNYAVFDMDNTSYRFDLEEALLPFMENKGLITREKLDPSLKLIPFKDNAEHKESLFSYYYRLCEIDDMVCYPWVAQVFSGFTLQELKGYVDELMALKKPIPATYYEGDTVKQLNVEPPRVFTGQTELYNKLMENGIEVYVMTAASEELVRMVAADPKYGYNVKPQNVIGVSTLLKDRKTGELTTARKQITAGKYDPKSNMGLELTPYLWTPATWMAGKQAAILTYIDQWKKPVLVGGDTPTSDGYMLFHSVDVSKGGVHLWINRKDKYMTQLNGMIKDNAAAQAKEKLPVTADKNWVIVKPDEIQ, encoded by the coding sequence ATGAAACTCGTGCCAAAACTGTTGGCCGCGGCCGTCTGCTTCGGGCTTGCCAGCCAGGCTATCGCGGCCACCGAACTGAAGCATTGGCCCGAGCCTGCCGCCAAGGCGCTCGACGCGATGATTGCGGCGAATGCCAACAAGGGCAATTACGCCGTCTTCGACATGGACAACACCAGCTACCGCTTCGACCTCGAAGAGGCGCTGCTGCCGTTCATGGAAAACAAAGGCCTGATCACCCGCGAAAAACTCGATCCCTCGCTGAAGCTGATCCCCTTCAAAGACAACGCCGAGCACAAGGAAAGCCTGTTCAGTTACTACTATCGTCTTTGCGAAATAGACGACATGGTCTGCTACCCGTGGGTCGCGCAGGTGTTTTCCGGCTTTACGCTTCAGGAGCTCAAGGGTTACGTCGATGAGCTGATGGCCCTGAAAAAGCCGATCCCTGCGACCTACTACGAAGGCGACACCGTCAAGCAGCTCAATGTCGAACCGCCGCGGGTATTCACCGGGCAGACCGAGCTGTACAACAAGCTGATGGAAAACGGCATCGAGGTGTATGTGATGACCGCGGCGTCCGAAGAGCTGGTACGCATGGTCGCTGCCGATCCGAAGTACGGCTACAACGTCAAACCACAGAATGTGATCGGCGTGAGCACGCTGCTCAAGGACCGCAAGACAGGCGAACTGACCACCGCGCGCAAGCAGATCACGGCGGGCAAATACGATCCAAAAAGCAACATGGGTCTGGAGCTGACGCCATACCTGTGGACGCCGGCAACCTGGATGGCGGGCAAGCAGGCGGCCATTCTGACCTACATCGATCAGTGGAAAAAACCGGTCCTGGTCGGCGGCGATACCCCGACCAGCGACGGCTACATGCTGTTTCACAGCGTCGACGTGAGCAAGGGCGGCGTGCACTTGTGGATCAACCGCAAGGACAAGTACATGACCCAGCTGAACGGCATGATCAAGGACAATGCCGCAGCTCAGGCAAAAGAGAAGCTGCCGGTCACGGCCGACAAGAACTGGGTGATCGTAAAGCCGGACGAGATTCAGTAA
- the trmB gene encoding tRNA (guanosine(46)-N7)-methyltransferase TrmB, protein MRAGRMTEGQQRGLDQGLPLYGLSLTDTPVDFDQVFGRSAPRTLEIGFGMGHSLLEMAAAAPEHDFIGVEVHSPGVGALLNGVLTQGLTNVRVYDCDAIEVLNRCVADNSLDRLMLFFPDPWHKSRHHKRRIVQPEFAALVRSKLKVGGVFHMATDWGPYAEYMLEVMSVAPGYRNQAEDNQYVPRPAERPITKFERRGEKLGHGVWDLKFEKVD, encoded by the coding sequence ATGCGAGCTGGCCGTATGACCGAAGGTCAGCAGCGCGGCCTCGATCAAGGCCTCCCGTTGTATGGCCTGTCGCTGACCGACACGCCGGTGGATTTCGATCAGGTGTTCGGTCGCTCTGCGCCGCGTACGCTGGAAATCGGCTTCGGCATGGGCCACTCGCTGCTGGAAATGGCCGCTGCGGCCCCCGAACACGATTTCATCGGTGTCGAGGTGCATTCTCCAGGCGTAGGCGCGCTGCTTAACGGCGTCCTGACCCAGGGGCTGACCAATGTGCGCGTCTATGATTGCGACGCCATCGAAGTGCTGAACCGCTGCGTCGCGGATAACAGCCTGGATCGCCTGATGCTGTTCTTCCCGGACCCGTGGCACAAGAGTCGTCACCACAAGCGCCGCATCGTGCAGCCTGAATTCGCCGCACTGGTGCGCAGCAAGCTGAAGGTCGGCGGGGTGTTCCACATGGCTACTGATTGGGGGCCTTACGCGGAATACATGCTGGAAGTGATGAGCGTTGCGCCCGGTTATCGCAACCAGGCTGAAGACAACCAGTACGTCCCGCGCCCTGCGGAAAGGCCGATCACCAAGTTCGAGCGCCGTGGCGAGAAGCTCGGGCACGGCGTTTGGGACCTGAAGTTCGAGAAAGTCGACTGA
- a CDS encoding thiazole synthase: protein MSNVRSDKPFVLAGRTFESRLLVGTGKYIDMEQTRLAIEASGAEIVTVAVRRTNLGQNPGEPNLLDVLPPDRYTILPNTAGCFDATEAVRTCRLSRELLDGRNLVKLEVLADQKTLFPNVIETLKAAEILVKDGFDVMVYTSDDPIIARQLAEIGCIAIMPLAGLIGSGLGICNPYNLQIILEETKVPVLVDAGVGTASDATIAMELGCEAVLMNSAIAHAQQPVMMAEAMKHAVIAGRLAYLAGRMPRKLYASASSPLDGLIK, encoded by the coding sequence ATGAGCAATGTTCGCAGCGACAAGCCCTTCGTCCTGGCCGGTCGGACTTTCGAGTCGCGCCTGCTGGTAGGCACCGGCAAGTACATCGATATGGAACAGACCCGTCTGGCCATCGAAGCCTCGGGCGCCGAGATCGTGACCGTTGCCGTGCGCCGCACCAACCTGGGCCAGAACCCCGGCGAGCCGAACCTGCTGGACGTGCTGCCGCCTGATCGCTACACCATATTGCCGAACACCGCTGGCTGCTTCGATGCGACCGAGGCCGTACGCACTTGCCGCCTGTCCCGCGAATTGCTCGACGGCCGCAATCTGGTCAAGCTCGAAGTGCTGGCCGATCAGAAGACCCTGTTCCCGAATGTGATCGAAACCCTCAAGGCCGCCGAGATCCTGGTCAAGGACGGCTTCGACGTAATGGTCTACACCAGTGATGACCCGATCATCGCCCGCCAGCTGGCCGAAATCGGCTGTATCGCGATCATGCCGCTGGCCGGCCTGATCGGCAGCGGCCTGGGGATCTGCAACCCGTACAACCTGCAGATCATTCTTGAAGAAACCAAAGTGCCGGTGCTGGTCGATGCCGGTGTTGGTACCGCCTCCGATGCCACCATCGCGATGGAACTGGGCTGTGAAGCCGTATTGATGAACTCGGCCATCGCCCACGCCCAGCAGCCGGTGATGATGGCTGAAGCCATGAAGCACGCCGTAATTGCCGGCCGTCTGGCCTACCTCGCCGGGCGCATGCCACGAAAACTCTATGCCAGCGCGTCTTCGCCGCTGGATGGCCTGATCAAGTAA
- the thiS gene encoding sulfur carrier protein ThiS encodes MHIQLNGEPHELPDGETVAALLTRLDLAGRRVAVELNLDIVPRSQHATTVLSEGDQVEVVHAIGGG; translated from the coding sequence ATGCACATTCAGTTGAACGGCGAACCCCATGAATTGCCCGATGGCGAAACCGTCGCGGCATTGCTGACCCGTCTGGACCTTGCAGGGCGCCGGGTCGCGGTAGAACTGAACCTGGATATCGTGCCGCGCAGTCAGCATGCGACGACCGTCTTGAGCGAAGGCGATCAGGTCGAAGTGGTTCATGCCATTGGCGGTGGCTAG